The genomic segment GACGATGACGGTTTCGAGCACGTCGGGATCATCAGTTACACCGCCAAATACTCCTCCGCTTACTACGGACCATTCCGTGAGGCACTGGACTCCGCCCCCCGTGCTGCAGGCAGCAAGCCGATCCCCAAAAACAAGGACACGTATCAGATGGATCCGGCCAACGCCCGTGAAGCCATCACTGAAGCCCAGCTCGATGAGCAGGAAGGCGCCGACATCATGATGGTGAAGCCTGGCCTGGCCTACCTCGACATCATCCACAGATTGCGGGAGGAATCGGAGCTCCCAATCGCTGCTTACAACGTGAGTGGTGAGTACTCCATGGTGAAGGCGGCTGCCGAGCGGGGCTGGATTGATGAACGGGCTGTGGTCCTTGAGACCTTGCTCAGCTTCAAGCGCGCCGGCGCTGACCTGATCCTCACTTATCACGCCTGCGATGCAGCCACATGGCTTCGCGACGGATAAGCCGTTTCGGATCTCAGCTCCCCAGAATGGAATCCCTCCGCAACGCCTGATGCTCGATGGCAACGGTTGATCGATTAGGCCACGTCGCCATCCGTGTCGACGACGTTCCCCGTGCGGTGGAGTTCTACACCGGCCTTGGAATGCGCCTGGTCTGGGAAGCGGAGGATTGGTGTTACCTGGAAGCGGGCCCCGGACGGGATGGTCTGGCCCTTCTGGGCCCGGATTACAAAGCCGCCGGTCCGCACTTCGCCTTTCACTTTCGCAATCGTGATGAGGTGGATGTGGTGCACGCCCGC from the Synechococcus sp. KORDI-100 genome contains:
- a CDS encoding VOC family protein, producing the protein MATVDRLGHVAIRVDDVPRAVEFYTGLGMRLVWEAEDWCYLEAGPGRDGLALLGPDYKAAGPHFAFHFRNRDEVDVVHARLKEAGVFVGAVHDHRDGTASFYLKDPDGNWLEMLYEPPGGIPSNCS